Within the Leptospira stimsonii genome, the region TTTAACAAAAGATGAAGGCGGACGTCACACTCCTTTCATCAATAACTACCGTCCTCAGTTCTACTTCAGAACTACTGACGTTACCGGTGTTTGTAACCTCCCAAGTGGAATCGAAATGGTTATGCCTGGTGACAACGTATCTCTGACAGTTGAATTGATCAGCCCGATCGCAATGGACAAAGGTCTTAAGTTCGCAATTCGCGAAGGTGGAAGGACCATTGGATCCGGTGTTGTCGCGGACATCATTGAGTAAGAGCTCTTAAAAAATGGCCGGACAAAAAATACGAGTTAAACTGAAAGCGTTCGACCATAGGTTGATTGACCAATCGACCTATGAGATCGTAGCAACTGCGAAAAGGACCGGAGCGACTGTCTCCGGCCCGATTCCTCTTCCTACTAAGAAAGAGATCTATACGGTTCTTCGTTCTCCGCACGTGAATAAAAAATCCAGAGAGCAG harbors:
- the rpsJ gene encoding 30S ribosomal protein S10, whose protein sequence is MAGQKIRVKLKAFDHRLIDQSTYEIVATAKRTGATVSGPIPLPTKKEIYTVLRSPHVNKKSREQFELKTHKRLIDILDTNEDTVEALMKLQLPAGVSVDIKS